In one Methanobrevibacter arboriphilus genomic region, the following are encoded:
- a CDS encoding dihydromethanopterin reductase (acceptor), translated as MRIGWAITGAGHLLDESVAVMEELSKDNKITILLSNAGEEVLNMYGLFERVAAITGGYYKELALESDQSFSYPISGRFSLGKYDLLIVSPTTSNTVAKIVHGISDTLVTNSVAQAGKGGVKTIVIPVDMEKGDVETILPSKLDLESCADCDECEASKSCPQEAIIAKQEIDLLKCVGCGDCQDSCPFNAIKAGKLITIHMREIDIENTHKLVLMEDIDVLKHPNEIAEFISNII; from the coding sequence ATGCGTATTGGATGGGCAATAACTGGAGCTGGACATTTATTAGATGAAAGTGTTGCAGTAATGGAAGAGTTATCTAAGGATAATAAGATAACAATTTTACTTTCTAATGCTGGAGAAGAAGTTTTAAATATGTATGGTCTTTTTGAAAGAGTTGCTGCTATTACAGGGGGATATTATAAAGAATTAGCTTTAGAAAGCGATCAAAGTTTTAGTTATCCTATTTCTGGACGTTTTTCTCTAGGAAAGTATGATCTTTTAATTGTTTCTCCTACTACCTCTAATACTGTTGCTAAAATAGTTCATGGAATTTCTGATACTCTTGTTACAAATTCTGTTGCTCAAGCTGGAAAAGGTGGAGTTAAAACTATTGTTATTCCAGTGGACATGGAAAAGGGAGATGTTGAAACAATTCTTCCATCTAAGTTAGATCTTGAAAGTTGTGCAGATTGTGATGAGTGTGAAGCATCTAAATCTTGTCCTCAAGAGGCAATAATAGCTAAACAGGAAATTGATTTACTTAAGTGTGTTGGATGTGGTGATTGCCAAGATTCATGTCCATTTAATGCTATAAAAGCTGGAAAATTAATCACTATTCATATGAGGGAAATAGATATTGAAAACACTCATAAGTTAGTTTTAATGGAAGATATTGATGTTTTAAAACATCCTAATGAAATTGCTGAGTTTATATCTAATATAATCTAA
- a CDS encoding DUF192 domain-containing protein, translating to MNNKTILIKEKNKTQEKIVLGPIKFANNFLSRFQGLMFKKELEYIFVMKTANSNVKIYSSIHTFFMRINIDVIFLNEEKKVIEIANISPWKFYNPKNKAHYILELKEGSIKKYKIKIGDKLDFFCESV from the coding sequence ATAAACAATAAAACTATTTTAATAAAAGAAAAAAACAAAACACAGGAAAAAATAGTTTTAGGCCCTATAAAATTTGCAAATAATTTTTTATCTAGATTCCAAGGACTGATGTTTAAAAAAGAATTAGAATATATTTTTGTTATGAAAACAGCTAATTCTAATGTTAAAATCTATTCTTCAATACATACATTTTTTATGAGAATAAATATTGATGTTATTTTTTTAAATGAGGAAAAAAAAGTTATAGAAATAGCAAATATTTCACCTTGGAAGTTTTATAACCCCAAAAATAAAGCTCATTATATTTTAGAATTAAAAGAAGGAAGTATTAAAAAATATAAAATAAAGATTGGAGATAAATTAGATTTTTTTTGTGAGTCTGTATAA
- a CDS encoding methionine adenosyltransferase, whose protein sequence is MRNIIVEKLNQTPIEKLDIEIVERKGIGHPDSISDGIAESVSRALCKLYMDEFGGVLHHNTDEVQITAGESNPIFGGGDVIKPIDFLLTGRGVSEYEGKKLPVDVVAIDAAKTYLDEYIPNLEVESHAVVECKIGHGSGDLVDVFKRDGAPSSNDTSFGVGYAPFSEVETIVLAIEELLNSKAFTKKNPAVGEDIKVMGLRDNDKITLTIACAMVSKYVTDREEYIAVREGLKNVALDIASQVTDREIEVFVNTADNDNAKGEEGYYLTVTGTSAEMGDDGSVGRGNRANGLITPNRPMSMEATSGKNPINHVGKIYNILSNEMANDIANNVEGIKQINIMILSQIGKPIDQPKAATSQIILEDGYKMDDVSKKVASVMDSWLENISTITENVVKGKARTF, encoded by the coding sequence ATGAGAAATATCATTGTTGAAAAGCTCAACCAAACACCAATAGAAAAATTAGACATTGAAATTGTAGAAAGGAAAGGAATTGGTCATCCTGACAGTATTAGTGATGGAATTGCAGAGTCTGTAAGTCGAGCTCTTTGTAAACTTTATATGGATGAATTTGGAGGAGTACTCCACCACAATACTGATGAAGTTCAAATAACTGCAGGTGAATCGAATCCTATTTTTGGAGGAGGAGATGTAATTAAGCCTATTGATTTCCTTCTTACAGGTCGTGGAGTTTCTGAATATGAAGGTAAAAAGTTACCAGTTGATGTAGTAGCTATTGATGCTGCTAAAACTTATTTAGATGAATATATTCCTAATCTTGAAGTAGAATCTCATGCTGTAGTTGAATGTAAAATAGGACATGGTTCAGGAGACCTTGTTGACGTGTTTAAACGAGATGGTGCACCGTCTTCTAATGATACTTCTTTTGGTGTAGGTTATGCTCCATTTTCAGAAGTTGAAACTATAGTCTTAGCTATTGAAGAATTATTAAATTCTAAAGCTTTTACAAAGAAGAATCCTGCTGTTGGTGAAGATATTAAAGTTATGGGGCTTCGTGATAATGATAAAATTACTTTGACTATTGCATGTGCTATGGTCTCAAAATATGTTACTGACCGTGAAGAATATATAGCTGTCCGTGAAGGCTTGAAAAATGTAGCTCTTGATATAGCTAGCCAAGTTACAGATAGGGAGATTGAAGTATTTGTAAATACTGCTGATAATGATAATGCTAAGGGAGAAGAAGGTTATTATTTAACAGTCACTGGAACTTCTGCTGAAATGGGTGATGATGGTTCTGTTGGTAGGGGTAATAGGGCTAATGGTCTTATAACTCCTAATAGGCCGATGTCTATGGAAGCAACTTCTGGTAAAAACCCTATAAATCATGTTGGTAAAATTTATAATATTTTATCTAATGAAATGGCTAATGATATAGCTAATAATGTTGAAGGAATAAAACAAATTAATATAATGATTTTGAGTCAAATTGGTAAACCTATTGATCAACCTAAGGCTGCAACTTCTCAAATAATTCTTGAAGATGGATATAAAATGGATGATGTTAGTAAAAAAGTTGCTTCTGTCATGGATAGTTGGCTTGAAAATATATCAACCATAACAGAAAATGTTGTAAAAGGC